In the genome of Aedes aegypti strain LVP_AGWG chromosome 2, AaegL5.0 Primary Assembly, whole genome shotgun sequence, the window ccagttgggagatttttcAATCTCCAAATTGGGAATATATTCATGATTTCTCTACTCaagcaaaatttgaaatgtataGTTTGATGCAGAATATACAATGCGTATCAATGAGAAACCATTCACAgtaacaaaaataattcaagGAAGTGCCCTCCTTGCCCCGCAGTGTTTTTAAGACAACTGAAAAACATCTATTTTGTTTAGTCATttcattcaatgatttttttttaacttgttatatttatggatgatagaaaacatgttacATAAACGGAGTAGTGCgtggtctttcgattccatTGGAGTGAGCCATCAAGACAAATCGTTTTCGGTCCGTGTGGTGCTTGTGCGAAAAAAATCGCGTCTCTTAGTTAGTatgtagggtgccggtaccaatggttgtaatgtaccagtagattggacctgggagggagaaaccaatacaaaatttctgtacgtcatagtgagccgggattccgctgtcacgaactgttacTGTGAGCCCAGagctcaaacattggactaacatggaaaaagcgcgtaactgattaaaacacattttcgcatttcatcaaaagtgacaaaaatcgaatgaaaataaattcatgcacataatgcaagtataATGTCACGTGAACACCTTTCAATCtgattgaaaaacgcatcgttttactttttccaatgaaaatgaatatttagtgcatagaaaactgtggccctttttccatgtttgtcaggaaagatcgaaagtacacaacaaaagaaaactagctaTTTtctccaagcctgccttgattgttgttggcaagctggagttatcttgcagttcaaacaaacgttgttctatatttcgtgtgtagtatctgtgcctccctcccaggattagactatggaataaaacgaacatgtttcgataaaaacgacatgtgctatttttggtggatagatcctctcaagtttagtcgatttgccaaatttcaactttttattttatcaaaaagtcatataaataataattaagtttatgcaaaaaatttgctcccttgcaccaatagttgccgtcatGTTCCAATAGTGGACAACTCCAACTTCcaacagtttttaaaatggatgtataaaagtgaaacttggggccttccttagccgagtggttagagtccgcggctacaaagcaaagccatgctgaaggtgtctgggttcgattcccggtcggtccaggatcttttcgtaatggaaattttcttgacttccctgggcatagagtatcatcgtacctgccacacgatatacgaatgtgaaaatggcaactttggcaaagaaagctctcagctaataactgtagaagtgctcttggagcactacgctgagtagccggctctgtcccagtgaggacgttaatgccaagaacaaGTATAAAAGTGAAGAAAAGCcttagagatgatctttatgcttcattcgaaagatattaattgctgttccaagggaaaaatgttaaacctatgtaaaagtttaccattttgttttaaattccttgtatcattcccgaacgtctactactggagcactagcgcaactactggaacacgtgtaccaatagtggctcaagcgattttatgttaaaaaattagttttatcactctttttatatttatatcccatatagtagaggtcgGAATTTTTCTGTTGGCACCAAAAGATCTCGGTTAAGCCTTTTCCTTATTTTGTTATAACTTTtcatagcttaggtagtccactaatgacACCGGCACCCTATGCTTCAAAAAAAGCtaaaagtggattgtggctgctcaaccaaggatgaaggatcaatagtaaggtcgtttcatgcttttttgtcccaaatctgtaaaatatgtatgaccgaTGAAATGTGccatcgttacaacggtgggacgtaaatatgattctTCAAAAATCCCTTAAATGGTTCGTCACagtgagtgtcggcataaaatcttattcataaattattcatattttatgtatatttgtttcataacaccttttTTCCTTtaacctttatttttataattaaaaaaaactttgaatggttcgacactataagtgtagactagcaaaacgttcattttattcaacaaactttgtgtcggcataagagtgtTATGTGATGGTCCAgtcaatcgagttttttttctatgagtaaaatattgtaacacatgctttcgtcctgacagctgtaggaattttgcatttagctatttgttcaacaaactttgaatggttcgtcacttcaactgtcgacattattttcttctaccATGACcctacagttatggatcaaatagtgtggagtccaacctataaaattcaataaaacgacatggaaaacgtaaaattgtaatttaaaagcacgaattgaatcgtttcaaattggaactttggttagtaaactgttttgagtgtaatattgacataggattgcataaaaactaaaaattgtatcggtttctgaaaaccattcttcttctttctggcattacgtccccactgggacagagcctgcttctcagcttagtgttcttacgagcacttccacagttattaactgagagtttactatgccaatgaccattttgcatgcgtatatcgtgtggcaggtacgaagatactctatgcccagggaagtcgagaaaatttccaacccgaaaagatcctcgaccggtgggattcgaacccacgaccctcagcttggtcttgctgaatagctgcgcgtttaccgctacggctatctgggccccaatccaaccatattatggatcaattttcatattatggatcaaattgtgacatattacggatcagtgcacaaaatcaagagattttcagctcaatgcatctgtattgcatggtttGGCGAAAGTttacaatgtgtcacatattactgcaaaaaatagcagtgttagagctggcaacaagggtaaaatgccctttttttgtgatactgcattgtagtaactgagacatgaactgttttcgctccacaccaatttttccacccatttttgtttgctaaaaaatgaaattcacaAACcgtgatgttttattagttttatccttagtgctattgtcagAACATGTAGattccaatgcttaaaatggcagaaatctacattctttggaagtgatccataaccgtggtaaacaatcatttcctggtccatattatggatcactagttagaagtgctaatactcggtatttagaatcaacaatcaagaaaaatgtcttccaaagatgaattcatactaaatcgaagtgAACGTGCATGTTTTatactataacatttgaattttaccacctgtgggagcctatgaatgctgacggcacttcttacagaaaacgaccatataatgatagctgtgtggaaccaactaaacatttgtcaaaaacaccgttatttagcggttgaatgttgtgcttaagattacaaatggtagaagacaaatagtttaatatgggaaaaatatgttttaggtcaacgtttatgttttgagcgagttatccgatgttgaacgccaaagtgatccgtcactgtgggtgatccgtaactgtgtgggcatggtatttggaaatgtttcatatcaattgaaaatattatattcataagcatgtttatatctcacaaataattgtttattatagtctaatcgcttatcaaagtgaatcctgtgacccaaagATCAtccccattaaaaaaaaatcacaatcatTGCAtctagggatcgttcaaatattacgtaacgccaaGGGGTCTTTCGTAGTGTTACGGtgcatacaaacattttgaatttccatacaaaagctgttacgatACTAAGAGGAGGTTCAAAATCGTAGAATGAATTCATGAGATTGATTTAAATTTAGAATTGTAATACTTTGTAAGGGAAGACCACCCAGTACGGAatagcacccaataccggacatcgtcgaaaaattgaaaaatcatagtCCAACCAAGATGGTACATTCTaagaaaagaaaactattaaagaGAGCAATGTTTGGGCAGAATAACACATCACTGTAACATGCACgcttttttggaaaaatggaGATATTTGAAACCCAATAAAAATAGACGAATTGCCTTCCTAATTAATGAACCTAATTACTAATAATTCTGAATATGAAACAGATGTACGGATATATTCTATATTCTAACGAAATGTgcataaatctttttttttcgatagcTTAAATTACTCATGTGAAGTTGTAAATGCTTTGCACTGGCAAAGCATTCCTTGAGTGAAAACATTCAATGGTGTACATTCTCAAAGAATTCGAAATGTTTCTTGTTTGAGTCCGGTATTGGGTGTACCATTAAAAATTggtatcatcaaaattcgtatttatattttcaaattgatttttgcacgatacaatagtatttatcataaatgggtaacaagatcacataaaaataattatattgGATTATTGAATTTATTCTGGGGGATTTTCCCCTTATAATGTTTCTTAAACTAGTAAGCAATATTATAGCACATTTTtgtacaaaattgaaacaatgacttgtttttataaaaaaaaattaaaacaatatttttgtgcAGGGTGACTTGACAAGTAATTAACCGGttttttattaattaaattaaatttgattAATTAAGAGCAAGAATATCTTTAAATACCAATCCTTCGAATCATACGGTCATGCTGACAAAATTCTTAGCAGGGGCCTTCTGAATTCTataacaatttttttgtcatattCCTTACTGGATTCATTACGAACTGTTGCTTAAACAGTGGAATGATATCTATGAAGATCTTTAGCAGGCTTTAGGGTACAAAGCTTAATGAAGTCGGTTAAACGATAttaatcgtagaagggtttttAGTAAAGTAAAAACAAGTTTGGGTATTCAATACAAAAATAACCTGAAGAGACACCATTGGGattgctttgaaaattatttatcTGAATGTATTTAAATTACGATTTCAACGGTTTACTTACCATTCCGTTGGGCATAGTTTGCTGATGTAGATTCAAATATTGATAATGAGGATTGTATCCCGTAGATGGAAAACATCGCATTTTTGGGCGCAACGTGAAGAGGAAAGAATTTTCGTTGCCCAAATAGTTAGGGCCTAGTGCCCACGATTCGGTTGCATAGCCTCCAAAAATATACCCGTTTGAGTCTTCAACTATCACTACTGTAGAACCTTGATCCATGATGCGACCTAAAATGCAAATAGAATATTAGATGAACGCAAAGCAATGAGCAACAAAAACCCATACCTAACAATGTAGAAAAACTTTCTCCGTGAATTTGCGAGGAGAACAAAAAGCGCCACTTGTGCTGCTGTGCATTTGGGAGATTCGCATTGATAAACAACATCTGCGAGAGATCGGTGAACGCCGGGTAGTCGGGCATGTATTGCAAACCCTCGCAGAGCGGGAGCATGGCGTGCAACACGACCTCTTGTTGCGGAAAGTTCTCTTTCCGCTTGGCTCTGCTATCATCGGTGTCGTCCTTCTTTCTTTCCTCGGAACTGTTTTTCACGCTACGATAGTTGTACAAATGGGAAAACACATGCTCCAGCATTTTGAGGAAAATGGGATTTTTGTTGAGCCTACCATAACGAAAAGTATAATTAGTTTCTCATTTGACGAAAGCAGGAGCATGTCCTGCTTTGAGGTTTTATTAGATTGCCATCATCAAATATGCATTTGATGCGCGGCATTTACGGCCGTGCTGGATGAATTTAGTTTAATGCTTTATCATTGGGTTACGGAATAGTACAAAGTAAAGAGTTTTGTTCTCAAATTTAATTGCACAGCATAAAAAACGCGTAGGTAATATAATTAATGAATTTTCGTGAAAGTTACGTGTGTGAAGGTTATGGataaataaatagttttcaTCACAACAAATTTGCTAAACAATCAAACAATCATTTtagaagtattcataaaaaGTAAATCAGTCTACAATTATTGCGACAGTCTGCAATTATTGCTTAACATTCTCAATATTTGATCGAAATTAATCTaattttgatcagtttttattTATAGTGTAATGTTCACTACAGTGATGCCAAAAGTAAAGACTTTTCTGCAGAGGTGCAATTTTTTAGATTGATTTTGTAACAGAATCTGAAGGGTACAGATTGCCGATTTTCACGGTAATTAATTTGCAATTAAATTTTACTAAACGATTATTTAACAATATAACATCATTTTTATTAAGTTAggtcaagcgtgacaagccttacaaaatgttTGGAGGATTCATACGAAAAACGTGACCAAGAGGAGGGGGAGGTGGTCCAAAAAGTTGaattttagcgtgacataatttgtgtaccatccccgaAGTTCACTATCTACaaaacgctgattagaccggtactcctctatggacatgaaacATATACTCTACGTGCAGAGCATAACGCGCCCACgttgttttcgaacggaaggtaaGTGTGGTCCACCGTAGATGGTCCAATAGAAGACGAAACGTTGGAAAAGGAATGAATCATGGATTCATTTGGAACCATGCAGTGGGCTGGGCATAttaccagaatgtcggataacaaCCCGGTAAAACTCAAAACCAAACCCATCAACACAAGACAACGTGGTGCGCAGTGAGGAAGATAGGTCGATCAAGTTTAGGGCGATCTGCAGAGCTTCCCAAATCGCAACCTCGGTGCTAATGAAATACAAATGCTGCGTCATTGAAAACGGATTTTAAGCAGTAGTCAGGTCagaaatatttcacaatttgGGCAATTTAGCCTAAAGCCACTGCTCCAAAACCATGCAGGAGTGGTATGCGACTAATTCTGCGGATTTGTTGTGCCACGTTTTTGGGCAATCCAGCAAACTGTTGTAAAATGTCCTTCCGAAATCTATCGGGTCATGATATAGAATGAAGATcaatgaatatttatttttaactgctgtaaaaatttgatttgattaaGATAACTATAGCCGGTTTATCAATCAATCTAAAGTGTCGCAATTATTATCGCATCATCCTTTATTTGTCAAATTATTACAGTTCAAACAACGACACTCGCAAAATTCGAATCGCTGATCAATTGATTAGCGTTGTGCTAAAACTGTGGGGCCATTCTTGACGATTTGGCGCATTATTTATTGTATTCCAACCATTTTATTTGATTAACACTTGTCTATTTTTGGACGTAGTTCTAACAGTGTGACTTACCAGCGTTCAGCATCCGCCCGAGTAACTTTCTGTGTACCTTGTTGAACTACATCGTACACTAAGCTCTCAGCAAGCTTCTGGATGCACTCTTTTACGATTCGAAATCCTCGTGACTCCCACGATTTAAATTCCGGTCCACCTTCAAGTCTTATCGCTCGCATGTAACTGCTCACCACGGCTTCAACGTACTGTAATAAAACGTTAATTATCATTAATGTGTTGCTCTTTGTTCGCTGCCAGCTTAGAAGGATACCTCTTTAATCAACGGATACGCTATTTCGGTGGATTCCGAATCGGGCGATTGGCCCAAACTACAAAGCAATACATTGATTCGCTCCTCCAAAGTACCGCGAACAGTGTAGACATACAGCTCGGCAAACCTCGGAAGATCCACAAATGCTGCTCGTTGACCGAGCGGACCAAACAGAAAGTTGGTGATGTACTGTGCCAACCGTGGATCCATTTGCGATCCCCAGAATTTCTGACGGGTTAGAATCATGATTGAACTGGGCATTCTTATCATCTTACAGCATACATACCATGAGTTCCTCTTCCTTGCATTTGTCGGAATTTTTACTTGCTATTCTGAATGAGCTGGCTATCAGTGGAAGCTCACTTTTCTCAAGCATTGGACATTTTTCAGCTAACTTTGAACTTGAGGACGATATATTACCCATGGTTACTCGTATTATGGACTAGATCTGCAAATTAGGAGCACAAGGAATAAGGAAAGGATTATTACTTTATAGAAAATCGCAGTACAACATAgaacacttttttcaaatttaaaattttgtcgaaCACTGTTGACATTTTTAAGTGTCgtgaaattttaagttatattattttgtttatatCAGTATATACTATAGTCAACTCTCCCTCAATCaatattccatatctcgatatcgagttagagaaccatagtaccgttttgattcgaaatccggacacctaagcACCTAGACAGCTTcaactcaatattttttaaggaatttcatatTATGGGATGAATTTTTTGGTTGAAGTATGTAAACAGCTGTCTTTTGAAAGCAatattgaattaaaaataaCGAGTAATATGATATAAACCACTTAAAATACACTAAACGTGTGGGAtgtcttgcttcgaaatccggacactgaaTAATGCATGCTTCCAATCCcggacacttttgcttcgaaatccggacactatgAAATTGTCAATAAATTAGGagaatttaataaatatttgcGTAAAAAATTTCCAACACGTTCTACAAACAACATAAAGCTatgatgaaaatataaaaaaaaactataaaaaatataaaataactaCTGTAAAATCCAATTTATCAACTTCAGACAAGAAGGAACAGTCCACTCTTAGATCAGAACCTAGTAAGAGCTTAGAGCCTGTATGATaaagtaaattttatctaatcaGTTAATGctcaaaaatgaatgaaatgcgATTGAAGCTCAACTTTATTATAGTAGAATAAATACTACTTATATGCAGTAAGcattcaaatttatgaaaaggtTTGCAGCtcctgttttcaataaaattagtAGAACTGAGACGCGAATCGAATTCCAGAACTTGAAGCTATATTATGTTCCCCCCACTGGACGAGGATATACTGCTGAATAGCACTTTTTAAAAGTATTAATTCCTTACCTGTTTCTGCTCAGCATGGATTTGTTTACTtcctatttgaaaaaaaaaatgaataaaatatttcCAACACCATCACTAAATGTAGTGCAGGACTAAAACATCCATTTGTGTTGAATTAAACACTTGCTCACTCACAGTCCATcacttttccaagatttttaaaactttcagcCTCTATAAATCACTCATTAACACTCTTATaatgattttttcatcttcCTTCAACAATCACTATGAATGGAATGTTTGAAGCATGGGGTGTCCGGTTTTCGAAACGGTAGATTTTCTTGCTTCAAAACCCGGACACCAGGTATTTTTGACAAATACTGGAAGCTTGTGTAGTTGttatcacttttcactgtttacaaacatcaccataaacaagaataatgttCAGTTTTGCTCAATATCACTTAAGTTTACTTCAATACTCTGAAATGATAAGATTTGTTTTAGGTGCAAATCTAAGGCTTCGACCTAACCAGCGGGAAAACTTACGCTCAATATGACACGAGTTTGTTTTTTAAGAGTTTAACAATCATTTTATCAGGTTACTATGATGAGAATTATAGCACCATGTAGAACTTAAAGTTAGGCATCGATTCgtatataattatttaaaattaaaatgcatATGCATGTTAAAATAGCTGAAATTGTACtgagtgtccggctttcgaagcgtccgggaattcgatgcaaaacggtagtagttggttttcatggctaactcgatgatccTTGGATAGCGTTTGCACTAGTTTTGTGttatataactcgatacctccccaaCTCGATGatcctttcaatatcgagttatgaagaaTTGATTGTATTATCAAACTCAGTCTTTTTAAACCAATATTCATTCTCTTCTTTAGTTTAGAGCGCGGAATGTCGATCTTACACAAATATCACCGTTCACGAGATACCATATACAGTTTATATAcatagtgtgggacaaaatttagattctcgctccagtccactttttggattgcatataggtcccataacaacattgcaaaattttagctcgattggtgaaactatattttagtgccgttcaaagtttgtatgggatttactatgggaaaacttacttttgcaaagaaaaatcggcAGAAATTGCCTATtcacctctataaaaattctgaacacacaTTTCGATAGGTATTTTAACGATGCAGAATATTGccaaagaccgcgaaacaatccgacacttgtgaaaaaagttattcaatgaaaacctattggcaaggcgacgttgattaacacgtaaaggcataacaataataacaaaatctggtaaaatttccaaatagtcTATgcctaataactttttttcacaagcattggattgctttgcggtcttcggcaatgttgttcatcgttaaaatagcctactccccctccccctagagcgttacgtaatttgtggacggcgccttagtgtgcacaaatttagtggcgttgcgtattcaatatgactctcagctattctatttatacctgcaatgctgttctcagtgtagtctg includes:
- the LOC5571738 gene encoding TLD domain-containing protein 1; amino-acid sequence: MGNISSSSSKLAEKCPMLEKSELPLIASSFRIASKNSDKCKEEELMKFWGSQMDPRLAQYITNFLFGPLGQRAAFVDLPRFAELYVYTVRGTLEERINVLLCSLGQSPDSESTEIAYPLIKEYVEAVVSSYMRAIRLEGGPEFKSWESRGFRIVKECIQKLAESLVYDVVQQGTQKVTRADAERWLNKNPIFLKMLEHVFSHLYNYRSVKNSSEERKKDDTDDSRAKRKENFPQQEVVLHAMLPLCEGLQYMPDYPAFTDLSQMLFINANLPNAQQHKWRFLFSSQIHGESFSTLLGRIMDQGSTVVIVEDSNGYIFGGYATESWALGPNYLGNENSFLFTLRPKMRCFPSTGYNPHYQYLNLHQQTMPNGMGMGGQHNYWGLWLDSEYGVGECSETCTTYKGYFQMSATKKFTVRNVEVWGVGEKPIKEDESEENTGRSILDGNADSKAMLKLSGREQYSDGYREEPRD